The following proteins are encoded in a genomic region of Aminivibrio pyruvatiphilus:
- a CDS encoding lipid-A-disaccharide synthase has protein sequence MTPAGRGIFFSCGEVSGDGYAAAVLEALRRRGFSGPLFGMGGSLAAGAGAEIVSDSRALHLMGVADVLPAIPRLLRLKQSLVGLILSRRPGAVLLIDSPDFHLPLAASLRRSGWRGPIVYAVPPTVWAWRSGRVKNLRRDTDLCLPLFRFEHEYLLKAGVNSAWKGHPLVDEFSSPLPKETDPKQIALLPGSRRSEVVRLLPPLKECASLLKDRGYRPVFSIAPGMPEDLRNRLRDELKGHETWEGPGRDLLASSAAAAGASGTVAVEAMMLGRFMAVLYRGGFLSWLAWKTLVKTPRISIPNLLAGEELYPEFIQGRATGRNAFSALLGFLEDERIAEHVRAGLLSARSGMGFPGAVDFWAEHLEALVSGQSAFQGKGGDP, from the coding sequence GACACCGGCCGGGCGGGGGATTTTTTTCAGTTGCGGCGAGGTCTCCGGAGACGGGTATGCCGCCGCCGTTCTGGAAGCCCTGCGAAGGAGGGGATTTTCAGGCCCCCTCTTCGGCATGGGGGGATCCCTGGCCGCAGGGGCGGGAGCGGAGATCGTCTCCGACTCCAGGGCCCTTCACCTCATGGGCGTGGCGGACGTCCTTCCGGCCATTCCCCGGCTTCTCCGGCTCAAACAAAGCCTCGTCGGCCTCATCCTCTCCCGGCGGCCCGGTGCCGTGCTCCTCATCGACAGCCCGGACTTCCACCTTCCCCTCGCCGCCTCGCTCCGCAGGAGCGGATGGAGGGGCCCCATCGTGTACGCCGTGCCTCCCACGGTGTGGGCCTGGCGTTCGGGGAGGGTGAAGAACCTCCGCCGGGACACGGACCTCTGCCTCCCCCTGTTCCGGTTCGAGCACGAGTATCTTCTCAAGGCCGGGGTCAATTCGGCATGGAAAGGGCATCCCCTGGTGGACGAATTTTCCTCCCCCCTCCCGAAGGAGACTGATCCGAAACAGATCGCCCTCCTTCCGGGGAGCAGGCGGTCCGAAGTGGTCCGCCTTCTGCCCCCTCTGAAGGAATGCGCTTCCCTTTTGAAGGACAGGGGATACCGTCCGGTGTTCTCCATCGCTCCCGGAATGCCGGAAGATCTCAGGAACCGCCTCCGGGACGAACTGAAAGGCCATGAAACCTGGGAAGGCCCCGGGCGGGATCTCCTGGCGTCGAGTGCCGCGGCGGCGGGGGCGAGCGGCACTGTGGCCGTGGAGGCCATGATGCTCGGCAGATTCATGGCCGTTCTCTACAGGGGAGGCTTTCTCTCATGGCTCGCCTGGAAGACCCTGGTGAAGACGCCCCGCATTTCCATCCCCAACCTCCTTGCGGGGGAGGAGCTGTACCCCGAGTTCATCCAGGGCAGGGCCACGGGCAGGAACGCCTTCTCGGCCCTTCTGGGCTTCCTGGAGGACGAGCGAATCGCGGAGCATGTCCGGGCGGGCCTCCTGTCGGCCAGAAGTGGCATGGGATTCCCCGGGGCCGTGGATTTCTGGGCTGAGCACCTTGAAGCCCTGGTTTCGGGACAATCGGCCTTCCAGGGGAAAGGCGGTGACCCATGA
- a CDS encoding ABC transporter ATP-binding protein: MTTQQGGESPGKKSVYLRLLASARPYRKRFFWAVGCMLLASACNVVPPWLLKNVVDDVLIARNLAMLNALPFLLVGLFAGKGIASYGHQYLMNWVGQNVVMDLRLRLYDHLQRMSLRYLHGNRLGEIMSRITNDVTILQNLVTSVVVNLVVQSVTFLGMVGFLFYINWKLTLITFAILPLTVLILDRASKKLRIVGHAIQSELAGLSAVVQEAFSAVRVVRSFATEDLELSRFRRSNRENFRAVMHGVQVQAALAAIIELVLIAALALILWLGGREVVGGGQTPGELIAFLGYLGFLVQPIRVFTSVVSSMQLGLAAAERIFSLLDIPGEVESPVNPVPLGVLEGRVTFRNVTFSYAEGQPVLRDISLEIVPGEKVALVGPTGSGKSTLADLIPRFYDPDSGTVLVDGADLRRVNLRELRKQIGIVPQESLLMKGTIAFNISYGLPELSSEQIREAADIAGILSFIESLPEGFETEVGERGVTLSGGQRQRIAIARAVVRDPRILILDEATSSLDLEVERQVQEAMNRAMKGRTSLVIAHRLSTVRNADRIVVLDGGRIVEQGRHEELLTGGGMYGRLYHLQFDRGTGQ; the protein is encoded by the coding sequence ATGACAACGCAGCAGGGCGGCGAAAGCCCGGGAAAAAAATCCGTCTACCTTCGGCTCCTTGCCAGCGCACGCCCCTACCGGAAACGTTTTTTCTGGGCGGTGGGGTGCATGCTCCTCGCTTCGGCATGCAACGTGGTCCCTCCCTGGCTTCTCAAAAACGTGGTGGACGACGTCCTCATCGCCCGGAACCTGGCCATGCTCAACGCCCTCCCCTTTCTCCTGGTGGGCCTCTTCGCAGGAAAGGGCATCGCCTCCTACGGCCACCAGTACCTGATGAACTGGGTCGGACAGAACGTGGTCATGGACCTCCGCCTGCGGCTCTACGACCACCTCCAGAGAATGTCCCTCCGGTATCTCCACGGAAACCGCCTCGGGGAGATCATGTCCCGGATCACCAACGATGTGACCATCCTCCAGAACCTGGTCACCTCAGTGGTGGTCAACCTTGTGGTCCAGTCGGTCACTTTCCTCGGCATGGTGGGGTTTCTCTTCTATATCAACTGGAAGCTCACCCTTATCACCTTCGCCATCCTGCCCCTCACGGTGCTGATCCTCGACCGGGCGTCGAAGAAGCTCCGGATCGTGGGGCACGCCATCCAGAGCGAACTCGCGGGACTCTCCGCCGTGGTGCAGGAGGCCTTTTCGGCGGTGCGGGTCGTCCGGTCCTTCGCCACGGAGGACCTGGAACTTTCCCGATTCCGCAGAAGCAACCGGGAAAACTTCAGGGCGGTGATGCACGGCGTCCAGGTGCAGGCGGCCCTCGCCGCCATCATCGAGCTGGTCCTCATCGCCGCCCTGGCCCTCATTCTCTGGCTCGGCGGAAGGGAAGTGGTGGGAGGCGGCCAGACACCCGGAGAGCTCATCGCCTTCCTGGGGTACCTCGGTTTCCTTGTCCAGCCCATCCGGGTCTTCACCTCCGTGGTCAGCTCCATGCAGCTCGGCCTTGCCGCCGCGGAGCGCATCTTCAGCCTCCTGGACATTCCCGGGGAGGTCGAATCCCCGGTGAACCCCGTCCCCCTGGGGGTGCTGGAAGGGCGTGTCACCTTCCGGAACGTCACCTTCTCCTACGCGGAGGGGCAGCCGGTCCTCAGGGATATCTCCCTTGAAATCGTCCCGGGGGAAAAGGTGGCCCTGGTGGGCCCGACGGGCTCGGGCAAATCCACCCTGGCCGACCTCATCCCCCGGTTCTACGATCCAGACAGCGGAACCGTCCTTGTGGACGGCGCGGACCTCCGGCGGGTCAACCTCCGGGAACTTCGGAAGCAGATCGGCATCGTCCCCCAGGAATCCCTCCTGATGAAGGGGACCATCGCCTTCAACATCTCCTACGGCCTGCCGGAACTTTCTTCTGAACAGATACGGGAGGCCGCGGACATCGCGGGGATCCTCTCTTTCATTGAATCCCTCCCCGAAGGGTTCGAAACCGAGGTGGGAGAGCGGGGCGTCACCCTGAGCGGAGGGCAGAGGCAGCGCATCGCCATAGCCCGGGCGGTGGTCCGCGACCCGAGGATCCTCATCCTCGACGAGGCCACCTCCTCCCTGGACCTCGAAGTGGAACGTCAGGTCCAGGAGGCCATGAACCGGGCCATGAAGGGACGGACCTCCCTCGTCATCGCCCACCGCCTTTCCACCGTACGGAATGCCGACCGTATCGTGGTCCTCGACGGCGGGCGCATTGTCGAGCAGGGACGGCACGAGGAGCTTCTCACAGGCGGAGGAATGTACGGCAGGCTCTACCACCTCCAGTTCGACCGGGGAACGGGACAATGA
- the lpxK gene encoding tetraacyldisaccharide 4'-kinase, producing the protein MSLLKSYLSFARGEAPLSPWGITYPFGLVARAVVTLRNFAYDHGFVPPVEPSLPVISVGNITLGGTNKTPFVEMLCRMLLEAGIPVGIVSRGYGGTTEDPVVLSSNTLHGSDGFCADDIAALRGLVGDEPLLLASRLRGVPVAVSKDRLRDIEALSDRNVKLIVADDAFQHRRMARDVDIALVDACCPFGNGWVAPAGILREPPAELSRASLVVITKSDQVPEEKLRTLADEIRRLVPEEKVFYSRLSVPTWRRWNGCWSGERCAAPRTVLAFSAIGSPESFRRSLEQQGIAILREHRFKDHHRYGREDMEMLEEAFAGSGAEAMTCTEKDIYNLPTDWKPSRDILVPLISTELDDEPRFRKALAEALRPRIVVASNGYGEDSMGALLARKLRERFPAAAVSSFPIVGKGEHYLKEGIPVDSVPEDSPSGGVIKYRLSDLWRDLRSGLLRSIARQMGAWKRLRGAIRTPVCVGDVYLLLHALWGQGQLPVLVATAKTVYLSGHWRLERFIIKHRSRIAWTRDRDTAEELLRSGAAARFDGNPIMDLTCDNTIEKVSWGKKGGFRILLLPGSRRRAYEDVRLLLDAVELLSERMACSYLMVIAPTLDMEELLASCRGWTSFEEDGRMGIRKGKTSISFFFGPLPAVTEGAHLLIGLGGTANQVCAGMGVPVVSIEEKGKFVQKKLLGESELLVPATARDLACGAERILTHNELRLRMAREGRDRLGGPGALDMVVEHTASAMGWGLRCEVYSMLSEQWGRE; encoded by the coding sequence ATGAGCCTCCTCAAGAGCTACCTTTCCTTCGCCCGGGGAGAAGCGCCCCTCTCCCCCTGGGGGATCACCTACCCCTTCGGGCTCGTGGCAAGAGCAGTGGTAACCCTCCGGAACTTCGCCTACGACCACGGCTTCGTTCCTCCCGTGGAGCCCTCCCTCCCCGTGATCAGCGTGGGGAACATCACCCTGGGCGGGACGAACAAGACCCCCTTCGTGGAAATGCTCTGCCGCATGCTCCTCGAGGCGGGTATCCCCGTGGGGATTGTCAGCAGGGGGTACGGCGGAACGACCGAGGACCCTGTGGTCCTCTCCTCGAACACCCTTCATGGAAGCGACGGCTTCTGCGCGGACGACATCGCCGCCCTCCGGGGGCTCGTGGGCGACGAACCGCTCCTGCTGGCCTCCCGGCTGCGGGGCGTTCCCGTGGCTGTTTCCAAGGACCGGCTCCGGGACATCGAAGCCCTCTCGGACAGGAATGTGAAGCTCATCGTCGCCGATGACGCCTTCCAGCACCGGCGGATGGCCAGGGATGTGGATATCGCCCTGGTGGACGCCTGCTGCCCCTTCGGGAACGGGTGGGTGGCCCCCGCGGGTATCCTCAGGGAGCCCCCCGCCGAGCTGTCCCGGGCCTCCCTGGTGGTGATCACCAAGTCGGACCAGGTTCCGGAGGAAAAGCTGCGGACCCTGGCGGATGAAATCCGCCGGTTGGTGCCGGAGGAAAAGGTATTCTACTCCAGGCTCTCGGTTCCCACCTGGCGGCGGTGGAACGGGTGCTGGAGCGGAGAGCGATGCGCCGCCCCCCGCACCGTCCTCGCCTTTTCCGCCATCGGAAGCCCTGAAAGCTTCCGGAGATCCCTGGAGCAGCAGGGAATCGCCATTCTCCGGGAACACAGGTTCAAGGACCACCACCGGTACGGCCGGGAGGACATGGAAATGCTGGAGGAGGCCTTCGCCGGGAGCGGGGCGGAAGCCATGACCTGCACCGAGAAGGATATCTACAATCTCCCCACCGACTGGAAACCCTCCCGGGACATCCTCGTCCCCCTCATCTCCACGGAGCTCGACGACGAACCCCGCTTCAGGAAGGCCCTCGCGGAAGCTCTGCGGCCGAGGATCGTGGTGGCGTCCAACGGCTACGGCGAAGACTCCATGGGAGCACTCCTTGCGCGGAAGCTCAGGGAGCGGTTCCCCGCTGCGGCGGTCTCCTCCTTCCCCATCGTGGGCAAGGGGGAGCATTACCTCAAAGAAGGCATTCCCGTGGACTCCGTGCCCGAGGATTCCCCCAGCGGCGGGGTCATCAAGTACCGCCTGTCCGACCTCTGGAGGGACCTTCGGTCGGGTCTTCTCCGCTCCATCGCCCGGCAGATGGGGGCGTGGAAGCGGCTCCGGGGGGCCATCCGCACCCCCGTCTGCGTGGGGGACGTCTACCTCCTGCTCCACGCCCTGTGGGGCCAGGGACAGCTTCCTGTCCTTGTGGCCACCGCCAAGACGGTCTACCTCAGCGGGCACTGGCGGCTCGAGCGGTTTATTATCAAGCACAGGAGCCGCATCGCCTGGACCCGGGACAGGGACACCGCGGAGGAACTTCTCCGGTCCGGCGCCGCCGCCCGGTTCGACGGCAATCCTATAATGGACCTGACCTGTGATAATACTATCGAGAAGGTCTCATGGGGCAAAAAGGGCGGTTTCCGGATCCTGCTCCTGCCCGGCAGCCGCCGGAGGGCCTACGAGGACGTCCGCCTCCTTCTCGACGCCGTGGAACTGCTGAGTGAACGGATGGCCTGCTCGTACCTCATGGTGATCGCCCCCACCCTCGACATGGAGGAGCTGCTGGCCTCCTGCCGGGGCTGGACCTCCTTCGAGGAGGACGGACGGATGGGAATACGGAAAGGAAAGACCTCCATCTCCTTCTTCTTCGGTCCCCTTCCCGCCGTTACCGAGGGAGCCCACCTGCTCATCGGCCTGGGCGGCACGGCGAACCAGGTCTGCGCCGGCATGGGGGTCCCCGTGGTGTCCATAGAGGAGAAGGGGAAGTTCGTGCAGAAAAAGCTCCTCGGCGAATCGGAGCTTCTCGTCCCGGCCACGGCCCGGGACCTTGCCTGCGGCGCGGAGAGAATACTCACCCACAATGAACTCCGCCTCCGGATGGCCAGGGAGGGCCGGGATCGCCTCGGCGGCCCCGGCGCCCTCGACATGGTGGTGGAGCACACTGCGTCTGCCATGGGATGGGGACTGCGGTGCGAAGTGTATTCAATGCTGTCGGAGCAATGGGGCCGCGAATGA